The following are encoded in a window of Massilia sp. R2A-15 genomic DNA:
- the gatB gene encoding Asp-tRNA(Asn)/Glu-tRNA(Gln) amidotransferase subunit GatB — protein MQWEVVIGLENHVQLTTNSKIFSGSSIQFGAEPNTQASPVDLALPGVLPVMNKGAVERAIRFGLAVNAKIAPQSIFARKNYFYPDLPKGYQISQFEDPVVIGGQVSFGFEKDGKFETRTINLTRAHLEEDAGKSLHEDYHGMTGIDLNRAGTPLLEIVSEPEMRSAQEAVAYAKALHSLVVWLGVCDGNMQEGSFRCDVNVSVRPVGQKEFGTRCEIKNLNSFRFIEEAVNYEVRRQIELIEDGGKVVQATRLWDPDKKETRSMRTKEDAQDYRYFPDPDLPPLEISEEWIARIKADMPELPAAMRTRFVSDYGLPEYDSLILTSSHEMAAYFEAVVATAGKQNAKAAANWLMGDVASTLNRENVAIADSPVEASQLALLLVRIADGTISNKIAKEVFAAMWEAKSSDEKIADAIIDQKGLRQISDSGALEAIVDEVLAANAKSVEQYRAGKEAAINALIGQAMKASKGKANPAQLTELLKKKLAG, from the coding sequence ATGCAATGGGAAGTCGTCATCGGTCTTGAGAACCACGTGCAGCTCACGACCAATTCGAAAATTTTCAGCGGCAGCTCGATCCAGTTCGGCGCCGAGCCGAACACCCAGGCCAGCCCGGTCGACCTGGCGCTGCCGGGCGTGCTGCCGGTGATGAACAAGGGCGCCGTCGAACGCGCGATCCGCTTCGGCCTGGCCGTCAACGCGAAGATCGCGCCGCAGTCCATCTTCGCGCGCAAGAACTACTTCTACCCCGACCTGCCGAAGGGCTACCAGATCAGCCAGTTCGAAGATCCGGTCGTCATCGGCGGCCAGGTCAGCTTCGGCTTCGAAAAAGACGGCAAGTTCGAGACGCGCACAATCAACCTGACCCGCGCCCACCTCGAGGAAGACGCCGGCAAGTCGCTGCACGAGGACTATCACGGCATGACCGGCATCGACCTCAATCGCGCCGGCACGCCGCTGCTCGAGATCGTGTCCGAGCCGGAGATGCGCAGCGCCCAGGAAGCGGTGGCCTACGCCAAGGCGCTGCATTCGCTGGTGGTGTGGCTGGGCGTTTGCGACGGCAACATGCAGGAAGGCTCGTTCCGCTGCGACGTCAACGTCTCGGTGCGCCCGGTCGGCCAGAAGGAATTCGGCACCCGCTGCGAGATCAAGAACCTGAACTCGTTCCGCTTCATCGAAGAAGCCGTGAACTACGAAGTGCGGCGCCAGATCGAACTGATCGAAGACGGCGGCAAGGTCGTGCAGGCCACCCGCCTGTGGGATCCGGACAAGAAGGAAACGCGCTCGATGCGCACCAAGGAAGACGCGCAGGACTACCGCTACTTCCCCGATCCCGACCTGCCGCCACTGGAGATTTCCGAAGAGTGGATCGCGCGCATCAAGGCCGACATGCCGGAACTGCCGGCGGCGATGCGCACGCGTTTCGTCAGCGACTACGGCCTGCCGGAATACGACTCGCTGATCCTGACCTCGTCGCACGAGATGGCTGCGTATTTCGAGGCTGTCGTGGCGACCGCCGGCAAGCAGAACGCCAAGGCGGCTGCCAACTGGCTGATGGGCGACGTCGCCTCTACCCTGAACCGCGAGAACGTCGCCATCGCCGACTCGCCGGTGGAAGCGTCGCAGCTGGCGCTGCTGCTGGTGCGCATCGCCGACGGCACGATCTCCAACAAGATCGCCAAGGAAGTGTTCGCGGCGATGTGGGAAGCGAAATCGAGCGACGAGAAGATCGCCGACGCGATCATCGACCAGAAGGGCCTGCGCCAGATTTCGGACAGCGGCGCGTTGGAAGCGATCGTCGATGAAGTGCTGGCGGCGAACGCCAAGTCGGTCGAGCAGTACCGCGCGGGCAAGGAAGCGGCGATCAACGCGCTGATCGGCCAGGCGATGAAGGCGTCGAAGGGCAAGGCCAATCCGGCGCAGTTGACGGAGCTGCTAAAGAAGAAGCTGGCCGGCTAA
- the pyrE gene encoding orotate phosphoribosyltransferase, which translates to MDNLRQQFIAFSVSAGVLRFGEFTTKAGRLSPYFFNAGLFHEGATLAQLAQFYAQTLLDSGVEFDMLFGPAYKGITLASATAVALAGKGRNTSFAFNRKEAKDHGEGGTIVGAKLQGKVVIIDDVISAGTSVRESVDMIRAAGAEPCAVLIALDRMERSGADGALSASSAVQEVSREFGIPVISIGNLDDLFSYLSREGADPELARYRDAVSAYRARYGV; encoded by the coding sequence GTGGACAATTTGCGGCAACAGTTTATCGCGTTTTCAGTCTCGGCGGGGGTGTTGCGCTTCGGGGAATTCACGACCAAGGCGGGGCGCCTGTCGCCGTACTTCTTCAATGCGGGCCTGTTCCACGAAGGCGCCACGCTGGCGCAGCTGGCGCAGTTCTACGCGCAGACGCTGCTCGACTCCGGCGTCGAATTCGACATGCTGTTCGGGCCCGCGTACAAGGGCATCACGCTGGCGTCGGCGACCGCGGTGGCGCTGGCGGGCAAGGGGCGCAACACCTCGTTCGCCTTCAACCGCAAGGAAGCGAAGGACCACGGCGAGGGCGGCACCATCGTCGGCGCCAAGCTGCAGGGCAAGGTCGTCATCATCGACGACGTGATTTCGGCCGGCACCTCGGTGCGCGAATCGGTCGACATGATCCGCGCCGCCGGCGCCGAGCCTTGCGCTGTGCTGATCGCGCTGGACCGGATGGAGCGCTCGGGCGCCGACGGCGCGCTGTCGGCCAGTTCGGCGGTGCAGGAAGTGAGCCGCGAGTTTGGCATCCCGGTCATCTCGATCGGCAACCTCGACGACTTGTTCAGCTATCTGTCGCGTGAAGGCGCCGACCCGGAGCTGGCGCGCTATCGCGATGCGGTGTCGGCGTATCGGGCGCGTTACGGGGTGTAA
- a CDS encoding exodeoxyribonuclease III, translated as MPKIISANLNGIRSAHKKGFFNWMAAQDADFICVQELKAQHGDMTEEFLAPGGYHGHFHYAEKKGYSGTGVYSRTKPDAMRTGFGCAEFDAEGRYTRCDFGNLTIISVYCPSGSSSPERQEAKFRFMEVFLPHLLELKAEGREVVICGDWNIAHNEIDLKNWKGNKKNSGFLPEERAWLTRIFDEVGFVDVHRGLDKREEQYTWWSNRGQAWAKNVGWRIDYHVATPGIAGKAKAVAIYKDERFSDHAPLIIEYHED; from the coding sequence ATGCCTAAAATTATCTCCGCGAACCTCAACGGAATCCGCTCCGCCCACAAAAAAGGTTTTTTCAACTGGATGGCGGCGCAGGACGCCGACTTCATCTGCGTGCAGGAGCTGAAGGCGCAGCACGGCGACATGACCGAGGAATTTCTGGCGCCCGGCGGCTATCATGGCCATTTCCACTATGCCGAGAAGAAGGGCTATTCCGGCACCGGCGTGTACAGCCGCACCAAGCCGGACGCGATGCGCACCGGCTTCGGCTGCGCCGAATTCGACGCCGAGGGCCGCTACACCCGCTGCGATTTCGGCAACCTGACCATCATTTCGGTGTACTGCCCGTCCGGCTCGTCGTCGCCGGAGCGCCAGGAAGCCAAGTTCCGTTTCATGGAAGTGTTCCTGCCGCACCTGCTGGAACTGAAGGCCGAGGGCCGCGAAGTGGTCATCTGCGGCGACTGGAACATCGCGCACAACGAGATCGACCTGAAGAACTGGAAGGGCAACAAGAAGAACTCGGGCTTCCTGCCCGAAGAACGCGCTTGGCTGACGCGCATCTTCGATGAGGTGGGTTTCGTCGATGTGCACCGCGGCCTGGACAAGCGCGAGGAGCAGTACACCTGGTGGAGCAACCGCGGCCAGGCCTGGGCCAAGAACGTTGGGTGGCGCATCGACTATCACGTCGCCACACCAGGCATTGCGGGCAAGGCCAAGGCGGTCGCGATCTACAAGGACGAGCGCTTCTCCGATCATGCGCCTTTGATCATTGAGTATCACGAAGATTGA